The following coding sequences are from one Fibrobacterota bacterium window:
- a CDS encoding VCBS repeat-containing protein, with the protein MRILFVTAATAALLWSAAAADKAPIPDIRDSYGVALADFDQDGLLDVYIVGFRTLNRLLINNGDGTFRDKSIAAGVGGNLMPQGIRNLELGASAADFDNDGAIDILICGWGESLDLLKNRNDGTFYSVARRMGLQRDVDANMAVWGDVDRDGWPDLLLTNEQGPPRLYRNDHGLRLIPVPLDSAGILPDPGSQGALWCDLDLDGDLDLIITGWHRPLAIYEQVAPFRFRQVPLGFDLPPGARCNAVLPGDFDNDGDPDLLITVRQGPNLLLQNLADPPKLADLPSDWHPVPKPIAFKEVARERGLTDTLDSYGGGFGDFDGDGDLDLFITSRSGNHYYENAGGMFLERELAAVGLDDDSSTYNTGFMSGALTPAKGNALVIVSRDSASSILDGSPPQRRRLLVSPRGVRSNVFGVGSQLSLWERRPGIGPEEWALIQSTELHDGEGYLSSYLGPATFYPPDSAELRVRVRFPSGRVITRRVVPGEGSMEVWESGFLAAAWEKAARAAYHGLRDPVRRKQILLFIAGAVAAVLLLRAILKAMAANIARKRYTTELVAKNRELEDLIREVEHTQRQLIHSEKLAGLGQLVAGIAHELNNPIGFIYANLFQIRKYLDGLSAGPLDAKARAVLAKIDQALRESQEGSIRIRDIVQNLRGLSRAGSSEPGTHLRKQTCDFNRLIEKSLLLAQTSFSKNIAVEKEYGSIPPVEADETQIQQVFLNILVNAGQALGEKGHIRIRTRAEDGKAVASICDDGPGISAENLKHLFEPFFTTKPVGQGIGLGLHICYQIMQAHQGNIEARSQDGHGAEFLVTLPI; encoded by the coding sequence GTGCGGATCCTTTTCGTTACCGCCGCCACCGCCGCGCTGCTTTGGTCCGCCGCCGCCGCGGATAAGGCCCCCATCCCCGACATCCGCGACAGCTACGGGGTCGCCCTCGCCGATTTCGATCAGGACGGCCTGCTCGACGTCTACATCGTCGGCTTCCGCACCTTGAACCGGCTTCTCATCAACAATGGCGACGGCACCTTCCGGGACAAATCCATCGCCGCCGGCGTGGGCGGCAACCTGATGCCGCAGGGCATCCGCAACCTCGAGCTGGGAGCGAGCGCCGCCGATTTCGACAACGACGGAGCCATCGACATCCTCATCTGCGGCTGGGGCGAATCCCTGGACCTTTTGAAGAACCGTAACGACGGCACTTTCTATTCGGTGGCCCGCCGCATGGGCCTGCAACGCGACGTCGACGCCAACATGGCCGTCTGGGGCGACGTGGATCGGGATGGTTGGCCGGACTTGCTGCTGACCAATGAGCAAGGCCCGCCGCGGCTCTACCGCAACGATCATGGCCTTCGTTTGATCCCCGTCCCGCTCGACTCGGCCGGCATCCTCCCGGATCCCGGCTCGCAGGGAGCGCTTTGGTGCGATCTCGATCTGGATGGGGATCTCGATCTCATCATCACCGGATGGCATAGGCCCTTGGCCATTTACGAGCAGGTAGCCCCCTTCCGTTTCCGGCAGGTCCCGTTGGGCTTCGATCTCCCGCCCGGCGCCCGTTGCAATGCCGTACTCCCGGGCGATTTCGACAATGACGGCGACCCCGACCTCTTGATCACGGTGCGGCAAGGGCCCAACTTGCTGCTGCAGAACCTCGCCGATCCGCCCAAGCTGGCGGACCTTCCCTCCGATTGGCATCCCGTCCCGAAACCCATCGCCTTCAAGGAGGTCGCCCGCGAGCGCGGCCTGACCGATACCCTCGACAGCTATGGCGGCGGCTTCGGCGATTTCGATGGCGATGGCGATCTGGATCTTTTCATCACCTCCCGCTCGGGAAACCATTACTACGAAAACGCCGGTGGGATGTTCCTCGAGCGCGAGCTGGCGGCCGTGGGCTTGGATGACGACTCTTCCACCTATAACACCGGCTTCATGTCCGGCGCGCTCACCCCGGCCAAGGGGAACGCCTTGGTGATCGTATCGCGGGACAGCGCGTCCTCCATCCTGGACGGATCCCCGCCGCAGCGCCGACGGCTCCTGGTTTCGCCGCGCGGCGTCCGGTCCAACGTCTTCGGCGTCGGCAGCCAGCTCAGCCTGTGGGAACGGCGCCCGGGGATAGGCCCGGAGGAATGGGCCCTGATCCAAAGCACGGAACTCCACGATGGCGAAGGGTATCTCAGCAGTTACCTGGGCCCCGCCACCTTCTACCCGCCCGACTCCGCCGAATTGCGCGTGCGCGTGCGCTTTCCCTCCGGCAGGGTTATCACGCGCCGAGTGGTCCCGGGCGAAGGCTCCATGGAGGTCTGGGAGAGCGGCTTCCTGGCGGCCGCCTGGGAAAAGGCCGCGCGCGCGGCCTACCATGGCCTGCGCGATCCGGTCCGGCGCAAGCAGATCCTCCTCTTCATCGCGGGGGCGGTCGCGGCCGTCCTGCTTTTGCGCGCCATCCTCAAGGCCATGGCGGCCAACATCGCCCGCAAGCGCTATACGACCGAACTGGTGGCCAAGAACCGGGAGCTGGAAGATCTTATCCGCGAGGTGGAACATACCCAGCGGCAACTGATCCACAGCGAGAAGCTCGCGGGCCTGGGCCAGTTGGTGGCCGGCATCGCCCACGAGCTCAACAATCCCATCGGGTTCATCTACGCCAACCTGTTCCAGATCCGCAAGTACCTGGACGGCCTTTCCGCCGGGCCGCTGGACGCGAAAGCCCGGGCGGTCTTGGCCAAAATCGATCAGGCCTTGCGCGAAAGCCAGGAAGGTTCCATCCGCATCCGCGATATCGTGCAGAACCTGCGCGGCCTTTCGCGGGCGGGAAGTTCCGAGCCGGGGACGCACCTGCGTAAGCAGACCTGCGATTTCAACCGGCTCATCGAGAAGAGCCTGCTATTGGCCCAGACCAGCTTCAGCAAGAACATCGCGGTGGAAAAGGAGTACGGTTCCATCCCCCCGGTGGAAGCCGATGAGACCCAGATCCAGCAGGTGTTCCTGAACATCCTGGTGAACGCGGGCCAGGCGCTCGGCGAGAAAGGGCATATCCGCATCCGGACCCGGGCGGAGGACGGAAAGGCGGTGGCCTCCATTTGCGATGACGGGCCGGGCATCAGCGCCGAGAACCTGAAGCACCTGTTCGAACCGTTCTTCACGACCAAGCCGGTGGGGCAAGGCATCGGGTTGGGCCTGCACATCTGCTATCAAATCATGCAGGCCCACCAGGGGAACATCGAAGCGCGCTCCCAAGATGG